A genomic stretch from Barnesiella intestinihominis YIT 11860 includes:
- a CDS encoding RNA polymerase sigma factor has protein sequence MIQEDFEQHVVKLQNALLGFAKSLTHNEDEAKDLLQETSLKALSNKAMYDDSGSIKSWLYTIMRNLFLNCRRHSSRQESLPTDFEIPDTDDMQGGIEGEDSFSTIDVQRIMDLLSIDNRILFGLYLQGYRYDEIADRLQMPLGTVKVRIYRIKQELRTYKKQLV, from the coding sequence ATGATTCAAGAAGATTTTGAGCAGCATGTGGTAAAACTGCAAAATGCTCTGTTAGGCTTTGCCAAAAGTCTGACTCATAATGAAGACGAGGCGAAAGACCTATTGCAAGAAACATCGCTTAAAGCGTTGAGCAATAAAGCGATGTATGATGATTCCGGAAGTATTAAAAGTTGGTTATATACTATTATGCGTAATCTTTTCTTGAATTGTCGTCGCCATTCGTCTCGGCAAGAATCTCTTCCTACCGATTTTGAGATACCGGATACCGATGATATGCAAGGTGGAATAGAAGGTGAAGATTCTTTTTCTACAATCGATGTTCAACGTATTATGGATTTGTTGTCTATTGATAATCGTATCCTTTTTGGTTTATACTTGCAAGGATATCGTTATGACGAAATAGCCGACCGTTTACAAATGCCTTTGGGGACGGTGAAGGTGAGAATATATCGAATTAAGCAAGAATTGAGAACATATAAGAAGCAGTTGGTATAA
- a CDS encoding LptF/LptG family permease produces the protein MKILKKIDIYIIKKFLGTYFFAIALILAITVMFDINEKLDSFLKAPLSATIFDYFFNFLPYFANLFSPLFTFIAVIFFTSKLADNSEVIAMLSSGISFKRLFVPYMVSAAIIAALNLYLSCYVIPPANVTRIEYMNTYVKNKRVDYASNIQLQVEPGVIAYISRYDNSNKTGYRFSLEKFDKKVLQSRLTAQTIHYDSAYHWRVNNYVIRNFNGMREELIKGSTLDTIVPIEPSDFLISQNDSEVMTTPELRRYIIRQKERGVANIKNFEIEYERRFAMAAAAFILTAIGMSLSSRKVKGGMGINIGIGLLLSFSYILFSTVTSTFAVSGATSPMLAMWIPNIIYTVIAIVLYKKAPK, from the coding sequence ATGAAGATATTGAAAAAAATAGATATCTATATTATCAAGAAGTTCTTGGGAACTTACTTTTTCGCGATAGCTTTGATTCTCGCTATTACGGTCATGTTCGATATTAACGAGAAATTGGATTCATTTTTGAAAGCGCCTTTGTCGGCGACGATATTCGACTATTTTTTCAATTTTCTTCCCTATTTTGCCAATCTGTTTAGTCCTCTGTTTACTTTTATCGCTGTTATATTTTTTACCTCCAAGCTGGCCGACAACTCCGAGGTTATAGCCATGTTGTCGAGCGGTATCAGTTTCAAGCGATTGTTTGTGCCTTATATGGTTTCGGCAGCCATTATCGCTGCATTGAATCTCTATTTGAGTTGCTATGTAATACCACCGGCCAATGTGACTCGTATCGAGTATATGAATACGTATGTCAAAAATAAGCGGGTAGATTATGCCAGTAATATTCAGTTGCAGGTAGAGCCGGGGGTAATAGCCTATATATCGCGCTATGACAACAGTAACAAAACTGGCTATCGTTTTTCTTTGGAGAAGTTCGACAAGAAAGTTCTTCAATCCCGATTGACTGCTCAAACCATTCATTACGATTCGGCTTATCACTGGCGGGTTAACAATTATGTGATTCGTAATTTCAACGGTATGCGGGAGGAATTGATAAAAGGGTCGACGCTCGATACGATTGTACCCATAGAACCTTCGGATTTCTTGATTTCGCAGAATGATAGCGAAGTGATGACTACTCCCGAACTACGGCGTTATATTATCCGTCAAAAAGAGAGAGGGGTCGCCAATATAAAAAATTTTGAGATAGAATATGAGCGGCGTTTCGCTATGGCTGCCGCGGCATTTATCTTGACAGCTATCGGTATGTCGTTGTCTTCCCGGAAGGTAAAAGGGGGTATGGGTATCAATATCGGTATAGGCTTGCTGTTAAGTTTCTCATATATATTATTCTCGACTGTGACTTCTACCTTTGCTGTATCGGGGGCTACTTCACCTATGTTGGCAATGTGGATACCCAATATCATCTATACGGTAATAGCGATCGTGCTATATAAGAAGGCTCCTAAGTAA